The Pseudomonas iranensis genome includes a window with the following:
- a CDS encoding Nudix family hydrolase: protein MKRVHVAAAVIRDGAGKILIARRADTQHQGGLWEFPGGKVEADESVESALARELHEELGIIVDAARPLIKVRHDYPDKQVLLDVWEVSAFSGEPHGAEGQPLAWVTARELIDYEFPAANQPIVAAARLPAEYLITPEDLEGPALLRGIQKAIAGGIKLIQLRAPNGYDPKYRDLAVDAVGLCAGKAQLMIKGPFEWLGDFPSAGWHITAAQLRKYAAAGRPLPAERWLAASCHNAEELALAAQMGVDFVTLSPVQPTLTHPDAQPLGWEQAAALIEGFSKPVFLLGGVGPAECEKAWGVGAQGVAGIRAFWPEA, encoded by the coding sequence GTGAAACGCGTCCACGTCGCCGCTGCCGTCATCCGTGACGGCGCCGGCAAAATTCTTATCGCCCGCCGTGCCGACACCCAGCATCAGGGCGGCTTGTGGGAGTTTCCCGGTGGAAAGGTCGAGGCTGACGAGTCTGTCGAATCGGCACTGGCTCGCGAGCTGCACGAAGAGCTGGGCATCATCGTTGATGCTGCGCGGCCGCTGATCAAGGTTCGCCACGATTACCCGGACAAACAGGTCTTGCTGGATGTCTGGGAAGTCTCGGCGTTCAGCGGCGAGCCCCACGGCGCGGAAGGTCAGCCACTGGCTTGGGTCACTGCCAGGGAATTGATCGACTATGAGTTTCCGGCAGCCAACCAGCCAATCGTCGCGGCAGCGCGCTTGCCTGCCGAATACTTGATCACTCCGGAAGATCTGGAAGGCCCGGCCTTGTTGCGCGGCATCCAGAAGGCGATCGCCGGCGGCATCAAATTGATCCAGCTGCGCGCACCCAACGGCTACGACCCGAAATACCGTGATCTGGCGGTGGATGCGGTGGGCCTGTGTGCGGGCAAGGCACAGTTGATGATCAAAGGGCCCTTCGAATGGCTCGGCGATTTCCCGTCTGCCGGTTGGCACATCACCGCGGCCCAACTGCGTAAATACGCAGCGGCAGGACGTCCGTTGCCAGCGGAGCGCTGGCTCGCAGCGTCGTGCCATAACGCTGAAGAGCTGGCACTGGCCGCGCAGATGGGCGTCGACTTCGTCACCCTGTCGCCGGTGCAGCCGACTTTGACGCACCCGGATGCACAGCCATTGGGTTGGGAACAGGCTGCGGCACTGATTGAGGGTTTCAGCAAACCGGTGTTTCTGCTCGGTGGAGTAGGGCCGGCGGAGTGCGAGAAAGCCTGGGGTGTTGGGGCTCAGGGTGTGGCGGGGATTCGGGCGTTCTGGCCAGAAGCTTGA
- a CDS encoding glutathione S-transferase family protein, with product MSLHLIIGDKLLSSWSLRAALALDLTGAPYSEELIKLGKPDTRAQLLKHSPTGKVPLLQTTRGTIADSLAIAEYLAEQFPSEQLWPSDTFARAQARSACAQMHSGFFAMRNHMPFNLSQDAPLNPVPPEVKVDIERMLALWAECRAAATEEGPYLFGRVSLADAFFAPIAVRLRTYQVKLPAVDEAYVETVYQWPAFKAWQKAGLEELNP from the coding sequence ATGTCCCTGCACCTGATCATCGGCGACAAACTGCTTTCCTCCTGGTCCCTGCGTGCGGCACTGGCGCTGGACCTGACCGGCGCACCCTACAGCGAAGAGCTGATCAAGCTCGGCAAGCCCGACACCCGCGCGCAACTGCTCAAGCATTCGCCGACCGGCAAGGTGCCGCTGCTGCAAACCACCCGTGGCACCATCGCCGATTCGCTGGCCATTGCTGAGTACCTCGCCGAACAGTTTCCGTCCGAGCAACTCTGGCCGAGCGATACCTTCGCTCGCGCCCAGGCCCGCTCGGCCTGCGCACAAATGCACAGCGGCTTCTTCGCCATGCGTAACCACATGCCGTTCAACCTCAGCCAGGACGCACCGCTGAACCCGGTGCCGCCAGAAGTGAAGGTCGATATCGAACGCATGCTCGCGCTATGGGCTGAATGCCGCGCGGCAGCCACGGAAGAGGGGCCGTACCTGTTCGGTCGTGTCAGTCTCGCCGATGCCTTCTTCGCGCCGATCGCCGTGCGCTTGCGCACCTATCAGGTGAAGCTGCCAGCGGTCGACGAAGCTTACGTTGAAACCGTCTACCAATGGCCCGCCTTCAAAGCGTGGCAAAAGGCTGGACTGGAGGAATTGAACCCGTGA
- the argJ gene encoding bifunctional glutamate N-acetyltransferase/amino-acid acetyltransferase ArgJ — MAVGLGPLPTLHPVAGFELGIASAGIKRPGRKDVVVMRCAEGSTVAGVFTLNAFCAAPVILAKKRVHNAVRYLLTNTGNANAGTGEPGLAAAERTTAKLAELTGVDASQILPYSTGVIGEPLPVEKIEGALQAALDDLSENNWEAAATGIMTTDTLPKGASRQFEHDGVTITVTGISKGAGMIRPNMATMLGYIATDAKVSREVLHNLMLDGANKSFNRITIDGDTSTNDCCMLIATGKAALPEITRAEGELFAKLKQAVFEVCMDVAQAIVRDGEGATKFVTVEVNGGGNHQECLDVGYTVAHSPLIKTALFASDPNWGRILAAVGRAGVPDLDVSKIDVFLGDVCIASRGARAATYTEAQGSAVMQQEEITIRIELGRGDCSETIWTTDLSHEYVKINAEYRT, encoded by the coding sequence ATGGCTGTTGGTCTTGGTCCTTTGCCAACGTTGCACCCGGTTGCCGGTTTTGAACTCGGTATCGCCTCGGCCGGCATCAAGCGCCCGGGGCGCAAGGATGTAGTGGTGATGCGCTGTGCTGAAGGTTCGACCGTGGCTGGCGTGTTCACCCTGAACGCGTTCTGCGCCGCGCCGGTGATCCTGGCGAAAAAGCGCGTGCACAATGCCGTGCGGTACTTGCTGACCAACACCGGCAATGCCAACGCCGGCACCGGCGAGCCTGGCTTGGCGGCTGCCGAGCGCACCACCGCTAAATTGGCCGAGCTGACCGGCGTCGATGCCAGCCAGATTCTGCCGTACTCCACCGGTGTGATCGGCGAGCCGCTGCCGGTCGAAAAAATCGAAGGCGCACTGCAAGCCGCGCTGGACGACCTGTCGGAGAACAACTGGGAAGCCGCCGCCACTGGCATCATGACCACCGACACCCTGCCCAAGGGCGCCAGCCGCCAGTTCGAGCATGACGGCGTGACCATCACTGTCACCGGCATCAGCAAAGGCGCCGGCATGATTCGCCCGAACATGGCGACCATGCTGGGTTACATCGCCACCGACGCCAAAGTCTCCCGCGAGGTGCTGCACAACCTGATGCTCGACGGCGCCAACAAGTCGTTCAACCGCATCACCATCGACGGCGACACCTCGACCAACGATTGCTGCATGCTGATCGCCACTGGCAAGGCCGCGCTGCCTGAGATCACCCGCGCTGAAGGCGAGCTGTTCGCCAAGCTGAAACAGGCGGTATTCGAAGTGTGCATGGACGTCGCCCAGGCCATCGTGCGTGACGGCGAAGGCGCGACCAAGTTCGTCACCGTTGAAGTGAACGGCGGCGGCAACCACCAGGAATGCCTGGACGTCGGTTACACCGTGGCCCACTCGCCGCTGATCAAGACCGCGCTGTTCGCCTCTGACCCGAACTGGGGCCGTATCCTCGCTGCCGTGGGTCGTGCCGGCGTGCCGGATCTGGACGTGAGCAAGATCGACGTGTTCCTCGGCGACGTGTGCATCGCCAGCCGTGGCGCCCGCGCCGCGACCTACACTGAAGCACAGGGCTCGGCGGTGATGCAGCAGGAAGAAATCACCATTCGCATCGAACTGGGGCGCGGCGATTGCAGCGAAACCATCTGGACCACCGACCTGTCGCATGAGTACGTGAAGATCAACGCTGAATACCGTACTTGA
- the secA gene encoding preprotein translocase subunit SecA: MFAPLLKKLFGSKNEREVKRMLKTVQLVNAFEEQMVALSDDQLRAKTAEFKARIAKGETLDKLLPEAFAVAREAGKRVMGMRHFDVQLVGGMTLHEGKIAEMRTGEGKTLVATLGVYLNALSGKGVHVVTVNDYLARRDANWMRPLYEFLGLTVGVVTPFQPPEEKRAAYAADITYGTNNEFGFDYLRDNMAFSMDEKFQRELNFAVIDEVDSILIDEARTPLIISGQAEDSSKLYMEINKLIPQLELHVEEVEGQVTKAGHYTVDEKTRQVELNEAGHQFIEEMLTRVGLLAEGESLYSAHNLGLLTHVYAGLRAHKLFNRNIEYIVQDGQVVLVDEHTGRTMPGRRLSEGLHQAIEAKEGLNIQAESQTLASTTFQNYFRLYTKLSGMTGTADTEAFEFHQIYGLEVMVIPPNKPLARKDYNDLVFLTAEEKYAAIVADIKESMAAGRPVLVGTATIETSEHMSELLVKEGIEHKVLNAKFHEKEAEIIAQAGRPGALTIATNMAGRGTDILLGGNWEVEVASLENPTPEQIAQIKADWQKRHQQVLESGGLQVIASERHESRRIDNQLRGRAGRQGDAGSSRFYLSLEDSLMRIFASDRVKNFMKALGMQPGEAIEHRMVTNAIEKAQRKVEGRNFDIRKQLLEFDDVNNEQRKVIYHMRNTLLAADNIGETIADFRQDVLNATVSAHIPPQSLPEQWDVAGLEASIESDFGVKLPIQQWLDEDDHLYEETLREKLMTELMAAYNEKEDQAGAEALRSFEKQIVLRVLDDLWKDHLSTMDHLRHGIHLRGYAQKNPKQEYKRESFTLFSELLDSIKRDSIRVLSHVQVRREDPEAEEQRLRQEAEALAARMQFEHAEAPGLDQPEALGEEVDVALATAAAPVRNEQKLGRNELCYCGSGKKYKHCHGQIQ; this comes from the coding sequence ATGTTTGCGCCTTTGTTAAAGAAACTTTTTGGAAGCAAGAACGAGCGTGAAGTCAAACGCATGCTCAAGACGGTGCAGCTCGTCAATGCCTTCGAAGAGCAAATGGTGGCCCTTTCGGACGATCAATTGCGCGCCAAGACCGCCGAGTTCAAGGCCCGTATCGCCAAAGGGGAAACCCTCGACAAGCTGTTGCCGGAAGCCTTCGCCGTCGCCCGCGAGGCCGGCAAGCGTGTGATGGGCATGCGCCACTTCGACGTGCAACTCGTCGGCGGCATGACTCTGCACGAAGGCAAGATTGCCGAAATGCGCACCGGTGAGGGCAAGACCCTCGTGGCCACCCTGGGTGTTTACCTCAACGCACTGTCCGGCAAGGGCGTGCACGTTGTGACCGTGAACGACTACCTGGCCCGCCGTGACGCCAACTGGATGCGCCCGCTGTATGAGTTCCTCGGCCTGACCGTCGGCGTCGTGACGCCGTTCCAGCCGCCGGAAGAGAAGCGCGCCGCCTACGCCGCCGACATCACCTACGGCACCAACAACGAATTCGGTTTCGACTACCTGCGCGACAACATGGCGTTCAGCATGGATGAAAAATTCCAGCGCGAACTCAATTTTGCCGTGATCGACGAAGTCGACTCCATCCTCATCGACGAAGCGCGTACTCCGCTGATCATTTCCGGTCAGGCCGAGGACAGCTCCAAGCTGTACATGGAGATCAACAAACTGATCCCGCAGCTGGAATTGCACGTCGAGGAAGTCGAAGGCCAGGTCACCAAGGCCGGCCACTACACCGTTGACGAAAAGACCCGTCAGGTCGAACTCAACGAAGCTGGTCACCAGTTCATCGAAGAAATGCTCACCCGCGTCGGCCTGCTGGCCGAAGGCGAGAGCCTGTACTCGGCGCACAACCTTGGCCTGCTGACCCACGTCTATGCCGGTCTGCGTGCGCACAAGCTGTTCAACCGCAACATCGAATACATCGTCCAGGACGGTCAGGTCGTGCTGGTCGACGAACACACCGGTCGTACCATGCCGGGTCGTCGTCTGTCCGAAGGCCTGCACCAGGCTATCGAAGCCAAGGAAGGTCTGAACATTCAGGCCGAGAGCCAGACCCTGGCCTCGACCACCTTCCAGAACTACTTCCGTCTGTACACCAAGCTGTCCGGCATGACCGGTACCGCCGACACCGAAGCGTTCGAATTCCACCAGATCTATGGTCTGGAAGTCATGGTCATCCCGCCGAACAAGCCGTTGGCGCGTAAAGACTACAACGACCTGGTGTTCCTCACCGCCGAAGAGAAATACGCGGCGATCGTGGCCGACATCAAGGAAAGCATGGCCGCCGGTCGTCCGGTGCTGGTGGGTACCGCGACCATCGAGACCTCCGAGCACATGTCCGAATTGCTCGTCAAAGAAGGCATCGAACACAAGGTTCTCAACGCCAAGTTCCACGAAAAAGAAGCTGAAATCATCGCGCAGGCCGGTCGTCCGGGTGCGCTGACCATCGCCACCAACATGGCCGGTCGTGGTACCGACATCCTGTTGGGCGGCAACTGGGAAGTGGAAGTCGCTTCGCTGGAGAACCCGACCCCTGAGCAGATCGCCCAGATCAAGGCCGACTGGCAGAAGCGTCACCAGCAAGTGCTGGAGTCCGGCGGCTTGCAGGTGATCGCTTCCGAGCGGCATGAATCGCGCCGTATCGACAACCAGCTGCGTGGCCGTGCCGGCCGTCAGGGCGATGCCGGTTCGAGCCGCTTCTACCTGTCGCTGGAAGACAGCCTGATGCGCATTTTCGCCTCTGACCGGGTGAAGAACTTCATGAAGGCTCTGGGCATGCAGCCGGGCGAAGCGATCGAACACCGCATGGTGACCAACGCAATCGAGAAGGCGCAGCGCAAGGTTGAAGGCCGCAACTTCGACATCCGCAAGCAACTGCTCGAGTTCGACGACGTCAACAACGAGCAGCGTAAAGTGATCTATCACATGCGTAACACGTTGCTGGCCGCTGACAACATCGGCGAAACCATCGCCGACTTCCGTCAGGACGTGCTCAACGCTACCGTCAGCGCCCACATTCCGCCGCAATCGCTGCCAGAGCAGTGGGACGTCGCCGGTCTGGAAGCGTCGATCGAAAGCGATTTCGGCGTGAAACTGCCGATCCAGCAATGGCTCGACGAAGACGATCACCTGTACGAAGAAACCCTGCGCGAGAAGCTCATGACCGAGCTGATGGCGGCTTACAACGAGAAAGAAGATCAGGCCGGTGCCGAGGCGCTGCGCTCGTTCGAGAAGCAGATCGTCCTGCGCGTACTCGACGACCTGTGGAAAGACCACCTGTCGACCATGGATCACCTGCGTCACGGCATTCACCTGCGTGGCTATGCGCAGAAGAACCCGAAGCAGGAATACAAGCGCGAGTCGTTCACGCTGTTCTCCGAGCTGCTCGATTCGATCAAGCGCGACTCGATCCGCGTGCTCTCGCACGTTCAGGTTCGCCGCGAAGATCCGGAAGCCGAAGAGCAACGCCTGCGTCAGGAAGCCGAAGCACTGGCGGCGCGCATGCAGTTCGAACATGCCGAAGCGCCTGGGCTGGATCAGCCGGAAGCGTTGGGTGAAGAGGTCGATGTGGCACTGGCCACCGCCGCTGCCCCGGTGCGCAACGAGCAGAAGCTGGGCCGCAACGAACTGTGCTACTGCGGTTCGGGCAAGAAATACAAGCATTGCCACGGGCAGATCCAGTAA
- a CDS encoding DUF721 domain-containing protein — MAFRPLTARAPAVLLREAKPLKAILGHAQRLEHLQRLLESQLQPAAREHCRVAKWREGELSLVVTDGHWATRLRYQQKRLQRQLQLFEEFANLTRIKFSVRPPIIQHRAVGHTMDLSSSAAETIQSTADGISDPGLRAALERLAAHAKSKT; from the coding sequence ATGGCGTTTCGCCCTCTCACGGCCAGAGCACCCGCCGTTCTGTTACGCGAAGCCAAACCGCTGAAAGCCATCCTCGGCCATGCCCAGCGTCTGGAGCATTTGCAGCGCCTGCTCGAAAGCCAGCTGCAACCGGCCGCCCGCGAGCATTGCCGGGTAGCCAAGTGGCGCGAAGGCGAGCTGTCGCTGGTGGTCACTGACGGCCATTGGGCAACGCGCCTGCGCTATCAGCAAAAACGTCTGCAACGACAACTGCAATTGTTCGAAGAGTTCGCCAACCTGACGCGGATCAAATTCAGCGTGCGCCCGCCGATCATCCAGCACCGGGCGGTTGGACACACCATGGATTTGTCCAGCAGTGCGGCGGAGACGATTCAGTCGACGGCCGACGGGATCAGCGATCCGGGATTGCGCGCGGCGCTGGAGCGGTTGGCGGCGCATGCCAAAAGCAAAACCTGA
- a CDS encoding helicase HerA-like domain-containing protein has protein sequence MPDSSQLVIGAGPAAQPIAQAMRLANRHGLIAGATGTGKTVTLQRLAEAFSDAGVAVFAADIKGDLCGLGAAGNPQGKVAERIAGMPWLGHTPQAYPVTLWDIHGESGHPLRTTLSEMGPLLIGSLLELTDSQQSALYAAFKVADREGLLLLDLKDLKALLSHLKDNPQLLGEDAALMTTGSSQALLRRLATLEQQGAEALFGEPALQLEDILQPGADGRGRIHLLDASRLVHEAPKVYATFLLWLLAELFEQLPERGDADKPLLALFFDEAHLLFGDTPKALQERLEQVVRLIRSKGVGVYFVTQSPADLPDDVLAQLGLRIQHGLRAFTAKEQKSLRAVADGFRPNPAFDSLSVLTELGIGEALVGTLTEKGTPEMVQRVLVAPPQSRIGPLTETERTVLIAGSPFKGRYDKPIDRESAYEILMGRKGLAPEAETPAGKAAAEEPSLADRAGEFLGTAAGQALKSAMRQAANNLGKQLVRGLMGSLLGGSKRR, from the coding sequence ATGCCTGACTCCTCGCAACTCGTTATCGGCGCTGGTCCGGCCGCGCAACCCATCGCTCAGGCCATGCGCCTGGCCAACCGCCACGGGCTGATCGCCGGCGCCACCGGCACCGGTAAGACCGTGACCTTGCAGCGTCTGGCCGAAGCCTTCAGCGATGCCGGTGTGGCGGTGTTCGCCGCCGACATCAAGGGCGACCTCTGCGGGCTCGGCGCCGCTGGCAACCCGCAGGGCAAAGTGGCCGAGCGCATCGCTGGCATGCCTTGGCTCGGTCATACGCCGCAGGCTTACCCGGTGACGCTGTGGGACATCCACGGTGAATCCGGTCACCCGCTGCGCACCACGTTGAGCGAAATGGGTCCGCTACTGATCGGCAGCCTGCTCGAGCTGACCGACAGTCAGCAGTCGGCGCTGTACGCGGCGTTCAAGGTGGCGGATCGCGAAGGGCTGTTGCTGCTGGATCTCAAGGATCTGAAAGCGCTGCTCAGTCACCTCAAGGACAATCCACAGTTGCTCGGCGAAGACGCCGCGCTGATGACCACCGGCTCCAGCCAGGCACTGCTGCGCCGTTTGGCGACGCTGGAACAGCAGGGCGCCGAAGCCCTGTTCGGCGAGCCGGCGCTGCAACTCGAAGACATCCTGCAACCGGGCGCCGATGGCCGGGGACGCATCCACCTGCTCGACGCCAGCCGTCTGGTGCACGAGGCGCCGAAGGTTTACGCAACGTTCCTGCTGTGGCTGCTGGCCGAGTTGTTCGAGCAACTGCCCGAGCGCGGCGATGCTGACAAGCCGCTGCTGGCGCTGTTCTTCGATGAGGCGCACTTGTTGTTCGGCGACACGCCCAAGGCTTTGCAGGAACGCCTGGAGCAAGTGGTGCGCTTGATTCGTTCCAAAGGCGTTGGCGTGTACTTCGTCACTCAGTCGCCGGCGGATCTGCCGGATGACGTGCTGGCGCAGTTGGGCTTGCGTATTCAACACGGCCTGCGTGCGTTCACCGCCAAAGAGCAGAAGTCCCTGCGTGCGGTTGCGGATGGCTTTCGGCCGAATCCGGCGTTCGACAGTCTGTCGGTGCTGACTGAGTTAGGTATTGGTGAGGCGCTGGTCGGCACGCTGACCGAGAAGGGCACCCCGGAAATGGTCCAGCGCGTGCTGGTGGCACCGCCGCAATCGCGGATCGGCCCGCTGACCGAAACCGAGCGCACCGTGCTGATCGCCGGCTCACCGTTCAAGGGCCGTTATGACAAGCCGATCGATCGCGAGTCGGCCTATGAGATCTTGATGGGCCGCAAAGGGCTGGCGCCCGAGGCTGAAACACCAGCGGGCAAAGCGGCGGCCGAAGAGCCGAGCCTGGCTGACCGCGCGGGAGAATTCCTCGGCACGGCGGCAGGGCAGGCGCTGAAATCAGCGATGCGCCAGGCGGCCAATAACCTTGGCAAGCAGTTGGTGCGCGGGTTGATGGGCTCTCTGCTCGGAGGCAGCAAGCGCCGCTGA